CACATCCAAAAACCAAAAGATTCGCGATGAATAAATTTCTAATAAATCACTATTCTCTCTAATCATCAAAAAGTTCACAATAGTTGAGCAGTTCCTTTTACTGCCTCGTAGCCAAAATATATTCCAAACAGAATTAAAACAATGCCTGCTACTATGGAAATCCATTTCATTACTGTATGATTAATAAATCTTCTACCAAAATGAATAGATGTAGCCATAAATATATCCCAAATCATAATCCCAGCAAAAATGGCTGCACTATACCATAAAGCTTGTTCTTTTCCAATAGTATTCATAGCACTAGTTAGAACTGATCCATATATCCCTATCCAAAAAATAATATTTAATGGATTAGAAATTGCGATAGCAAACCCCGATAGAAAAGATTTTAAAGGATGTTCTTTTTCACCTGATGAAATATATTGAACTTGTTTAGTAGCTTCTTTCATACTTTCATAGCCCAAATAAATCATCGTTACAAAACCAAAAATCCAAATGCAAAGTTGAGCAACTGGAGTTGTTAAATAAGTCGAAATACCAAAGTAAATTAAAAACATCATTACAACATCTGCTGACATTGCCCCGACTCCTACTAACCATGCACTCAAAAAACCATTTTTTATTCCTTTATTTATTTGAGCAACATTAATCGGACCGACTGGTGCAGACAATGAAATCCCTAATAATATATAACTGAATATCATGCTAATCATTTTTCTTCAACCCCGTAATAGGACATCTCATTACACTTTCTTCATTTGTTTCTGGTAACATATATTGTTTCCATTCAAAGGTTTCTTTTATTCCGTAATCCCCTATATCTGGATGCATTGGAATATCATCATATTCTAACAAACGTTTTCTAATCACTTTCCGCACTTGTTTCCCTTGTTTTGTATCACCTGTAATATCATCCAGAGTACCTCGAGGTTGTAACGTAATTTCAAGGCCGATTCCTGTATATCTACTTTTTCTCTCAGAATATATTGGAGCCCTACAAACAACAAATATAGGTTCACCACCAAAACAAAATTCCCATTTAGCGTTATAAGGATCTATTGGTATTTCTGCATTCCATGGCTCCGGATCATTTCTCATTAAAAATTGTAATACATTCCAAAATTGTTTTTTGTATTCTTCAGCCAGTAATTGTTTATTAGATGGTTTAAAAAATATTACTAAAGTAGTTCTCTTTGCAATTTGTTGATATGTTTTAATATATTCATAAATCCCATCTCTTAGTTTGAACAATTCATTTTCATCATAAGCCGATTCAGAAAATATATATCTAGACCAACCATGTTTCTCAGAATCCACTGCAAAATAACACGGAAATGGTTTAGATTGATCTAAAATGCTATCGTGAAAATTATTGAAAGATACAGTTTTCCACTCATCTAAAATCCCTTTATTTTGTTCTTCAATTATTCTCTTTTGATCGTATAAATACATTTTTGTAGTTGGCATTACTAAAATCCCCCTAATATATTTATATTTTTTTCTCATATAGTAAAATATTATTCTCAACAATATTTAAAATTTTATTTATACTTTTTATAGGTATTTCAATTGTTATCTCAGGTATACCAGGAGATAACAAAAATTTATTATAGTTATAAATTTTTCGATCTATAATAAGTGTGATTTCATCTGGATAGCCAAATGGAGATACACATCCTGGAACACAAGAAGTTTTTTCTATTAACTCCTCGGCTGAACAAATAGAAATCCTTTTTCCAACCAACTCTTTCATAAGTTTTGAATCTAATTTTTCTCCTTCAACAGTTACAAATATGTAATAGTTATTTGATTTATCTTTTAAAAATAAACTTTTACTGGGTACACCTTCTAATTTAAACCTTTCTCTAATTTTTCTATCTGTTTCATAATCTAATATTGGTTCATGTGTATATTGTTTATACGATATAGCCGCTTCTTCTAACAGTTCTACTACTTGTTTATACATATTTATCCTCCCTTTGATTTCATTACACAATTTGAAAAGATAGCCTTTTCTATTGCTGTTCCCGCTCTCTATTCTTTTTCACAATATATTCAATTATA
This Bacillus paramycoides DNA region includes the following protein-coding sequences:
- a CDS encoding YqcI/YcgG family protein, with the translated sequence MPTTKMYLYDQKRIIEEQNKGILDEWKTVSFNNFHDSILDQSKPFPCYFAVDSEKHGWSRYIFSESAYDENELFKLRDGIYEYIKTYQQIAKRTTLVIFFKPSNKQLLAEEYKKQFWNVLQFLMRNDPEPWNAEIPIDPYNAKWEFCFGGEPIFVVCRAPIYSERKSRYTGIGLEITLQPRGTLDDITGDTKQGKQVRKVIRKRLLEYDDIPMHPDIGDYGIKETFEWKQYMLPETNEESVMRCPITGLKKND
- a CDS encoding YbaK/EbsC family protein, whose product is MYKQVVELLEEAAISYKQYTHEPILDYETDRKIRERFKLEGVPSKSLFLKDKSNNYYIFVTVEGEKLDSKLMKELVGKRISICSAEELIEKTSCVPGCVSPFGYPDEITLIIDRKIYNYNKFLLSPGIPEITIEIPIKSINKILNIVENNILLYEKKI
- a CDS encoding LysE family translocator; translation: MISMIFSYILLGISLSAPVGPINVAQINKGIKNGFLSAWLVGVGAMSADVVMMFLIYFGISTYLTTPVAQLCIWIFGFVTMIYLGYESMKEATKQVQYISSGEKEHPLKSFLSGFAIAISNPLNIIFWIGIYGSVLTSAMNTIGKEQALWYSAAIFAGIMIWDIFMATSIHFGRRFINHTVMKWISIVAGIVLILFGIYFGYEAVKGTAQLL